The genomic region GTAAGCGGTTTCCTTTTGGCCAATGGTACTTGGTTGTCTGAGACATCACTTGCCGATCCGCTACCAGTAGACAACTATGTACTTCGTGTTTATGGTCCAACTGGGGTGTCAGAATTGTTGAATGGAAATGTATTTGACGTAGCTCAATCATATCCTAACCCAGCAACAGATCACGCAATGATCTCTTTCACAACTCCAACTCCAAGCAACGTTGAAATTCGCGTTTACAACATGTTGGGAGCATTGGTTCACAAGGATAACGTTCTTTCTAAGAAAGGAGTTAACGACTACAAGCTGAGAACAGATCAAATGGCTTCTGGTCTTTACATCTATACTGTTTCTAACAACGGTAAGACCATCACTAAGAAGATGAACGTAAGATAATTCTGAGTTTCTCAGAATAGAAGAAAGGCTCCGAATTTCGGGGCCTTTTTTTATACCCTCAATATGGTATTGCTCTCAGGAAAGGTCAGGTATAGATTTGTGCCGTTATTTAAAATCAATCTAAATAAAAACTTCCATCATGCCCAGACTATCCAACCGCATCCTATTCGTAATAAGTATTTCTATTTCATCTTTTATTCTGAACTCTTGCAACTCAGATAATGGTTCGGACCTTGACGTTCCGTCTATCTACAACTTTACCCGCAATGGTAGCTCAACGGTAGACTATTCAGGTCAGACCGAAAGACTCGATATGCTGGAACTGATGGGTACGTATATGAAGTCTGCGAATGCGGTCGGCTCAGCTCCACTGGATGCGAACAAATTGAAAGACATGTTTGCCAATCAGAATGACGCGTTCACGGGGCAAACGTTTGCTAAAGACCTAAGGTCCAAGTGTTTTCAGAATGACGTGGCCATGTTTGAGTCTTTTATGGATGAACTTGCAATTGCAAGTCAAGCAAGCGGAACGGCATACAGCGGAACGGCCGGAGTATTGGTGGATGGAAGTGCAGATTCGACCATCGGTTACCGCGTAAATGCCAATGGAATAGAGCTCAGACAGGTCATTATCAAAGGACTGATGGGAGCCGTATTCTATTATCAGGCAATGGAAGTATATCTTTCTGCGGATGGAATGGGAGTGGTCGGTAATGAAGATGTGGAAAATGGTGAGAATTACACACAAATGGAACACTATTTTGACGAGGCATTCGGTTATTTTGGAGTGCCCACAGATTTCCCGGACTTAGCTACCGTTGATGACGCACGATTTTGGGGTGAGTACTGCAACAAGACCAATGGTGGGCTATATTCTGGAATGAATGATGAAGTTGCCGATGCTTTCCGAACAGCCCGTGCTGCCATTACTGCACGAGATTATGAAATACGGGATCAGGCCATTCAGAAGATTCAGGATAAATGGGCCATTATTGCCGCAGCAAGTGCTGTAGATTACTTGAGCGAGGGGTTGTCAACTTCAGGTACACCGAACTACAAACGTCATCATGAGATGAGTGAAGGGATCGGTTTCTTGCTGGCGCTCAAATATCATTTTGCTGGAGGCAATTCTAAATATCCACCGAATTACACTTATTCGCATATTGAAGACGCGTTGGCCATTGTCGGACCGAATACGAATCTTTACAACCTTACCGATCAGCAGATAGAGACGGCCATTGAGCATATTAGAATGGCTTTTCCAAGCGGTGAAATCCAATAATCGATGAAGAAACTATTGCTTGCAATTTCTGGAGTATTGTTTTTTGCCAGTTGCGACACATCGCCAAATCTGAGCAATTGCGATTTTGATGAGACCGGCATGCTGACCAATTATGCCGACAACATTATCATTCCACGTTTTTCCGATCTTGATGTGAGCTTAACGTTGCTTCATTCACAGGCGCAGCAGTTTGCAGCAACGCCTACATCTGGATTGCTGAATGAGGTCAGGATCTATTTCGGTGCTGCTTATGGTCAATATCAGGAATGCAGCATGTTTGCTTTCGGGCCTGGACTGATCTCCGGTGTGCCTTTCAGTCAGCGGTTCAATACATTCCCGACCAATGCTTCGCAGATTGAAACCAACGTTCAGAATGGGGCAGAAGTAAGTGCCAGTCCGAACGCAAATGTGGGCTTTCCGGCATTGGATTACCTGTTGTTCGGCCCGGAGGGATCTTCAGATTCTGATATTCTTGCGTTGTTCACGACAGATGCAAATGCTCAGAACAGACTTGATTATCTGGTGGGATTGACATCAGAACTGAGTTCGACCGCATCATCCATAATTACTGCTTGGGATGCTTCGGGAGCAAATTACCGACAGACATTCATCAATAACACGGGAACGGCAACGGGTTCTTCCATTTCATTGGTGGTAAACGATCTGAACCACGATTTTGAGACATTGAAGAATTTCAAGTTCAAAATTCCGCTTGGAAAGTTCAATGGCGGAATTGTCTTGCCCGAACAGGTGGAAGCGTACTACGCTGGTGGTTCTGCCCAATTGGCAAAGCGGCAGGCCGAAGCGTTCCAGAAACTCTACGCTGGAATTGGGGCAGACCAAGCAGATGGCCTTGGTCTGGACGACTACATGGACTGCTTGGAGGCCAAGAGTACAACCACAGGTGAAGCCTTGAACCCTGAAATTCTCACTCAGTTCAGTAACATCATCTCGGCCATTGACGCCATTCCCGACCCGATGTCGGAAACCTTGGTCAGTAACCAACAGGTGGTTGATAATGCTCACACACAGTTGCAGCAGATGGTACCGAAGATCAAGTATGATCTTACCACCGCCTTGGGCGTACAGATCAATTACCAGGATAATGACGGTGATTAGCGAAAGCGGAATTTGATGTCATTTCCTCGTACTGCCATTTTTTGGCTGTTCCTTCTTTTCTGCATTCCGAGTGCATTTGCGCAGATCACCATCAAAGGTGTGGTGCGCGATGAGGCGGAAGAACCGCTTTTTGGAGTGGTTGTGCATGTGGAAGGCGTGCCAGACAATTTCTCTACGGATGAAAAAGGGCGCTATAGACTGGACGGCCTTACGCCTGGGCTAAAGAAGATCACCTATTTCCAGCAGGGATACAAAAAGGAGGAAAGAACGATCGACCCCAAGAACGGGACACACATTCTGGATGTGATCCTGAAGCCACTTTCAAAGGACCTGAACACGGTTACGGTAACGGATAAGCGTGAAGACAATGGTGTGATGACCACGCTACGTGCAGTAGATGGAATGGCCATTTATGCGGGAAGAAAGACCGAGGTTATTCAGTTGGATAAGGTCACGGCCAATTTGGCATCGAACCGTGCGCGGCAGGTTTTTTCGCAGGTTACGGGGCTCAACATTTGGGAATCGGACTGTGGCGGTATACAGATCGGAGTAGGAGGTAGAGGCTTGAGTCCGAGTCGAACCGAGAACTTCAATACGCGCCAGAATGGTTATGATATTGCTGCAGATGCGCTTGGCTATCCTGAAAGTTACTACTCGCCACCGATGCTTGCGGTGAAAAAGATCGAAGTGGTGCGCGGTGCGGCCTCGCTGCAATATGGCCCGCAGTTCGGTGGGATGCTCAATTTTGTGATGAAAGAAGGCCCCGACAGTGCCAAGATTCAAGCTGAGGCGGTTCAGTCGGTCGGTTCGTATGGCTTTTACAATACGTACACGTCTTTGGGAGGAACCATTGGACGATTCAATTATTACACGTCATTCCAATACCGCTTGGGCAAATGTTGGCGTTGCAATTCTGAATTTGACAGTTACAACGCTTACGCTGCGCTGAAGTACACTTCGAAAAAAGGAACTACCATAAAAGCCGAATACACGCGTATGTGGTATTTGGCGCGTCAGGCAGGAGGGCTCACAGATGCACAGTTCGCACAGGATCCGCGAGCTTCCTACCGCGATAGAAACTGGTTTCGCGTAAAATGGAATGTGATGGCACTTTCCATTCGACATGAGTTCTCTTCGGCCACAAAAGTGGATGTGCGCCTGTTCGGATTGATGGCCATCCGCGAAGCGCTGGGATTCCTGAGCCCACCGAATGTGAGTGATCCCATCAATAATCCTGGAGTGTCCGACATTGATAAGTATCGGAATCTTATCCATGGCGATTTCAATAATGTGGGTGGAGAGTTTCGATTTCTACAGCGTTATCACATCAAAAATCAACCGCAGACATTTCTGACAGGCGTACGGGTTTACAAAGGATTCACCAAGAGCAGACAAGGAGCAGCAGATTCCACCTACGGACCCGTTTTCGAGTATGTGGATGTGGTGGCGAATCAGTCAGCATCCAGTCATCCCAGTGGGAATGTGGCGTGGTTTGCTGAGAATGTGTTCAACCTTCGCAAGAATCTGAGCATCACGCCAGGCGTTCGAATTGAGTACATTGATACGAAAACGGTCGGTTCTTCGCATACGGTTTATCGCGATCAGGCAGACAATGTGATCTTGGACAGCTTGAAAACGGGCGAATCGAGACGGAAGCGTTGGTTTCCGCTTTTCGGTATCGGGGTGAGTTACAAGCCGCTGAAAGGAATCGAACTCTACGCCAATTTCTCACAGAATTACAAATCCATCAACTTCAATGACCTGTGGGTTGCCAATCCCAGTTACAAGACCGATCCGAACATGAAGGACGAGACAGGCTACAATGCCGACCTTGGGATCAGAGGGCGTATTCGGAACGCATTTCAATATGAAGTGACAGGATTTATGATGATGTACAACGACCGCATCGGGTATGTGCAACAGGTGGATCCGCTGCTTTACAGCGTTTACAGGCTGCGCACCAACGTGGCCAATGCACGGAGCGTGGGCGTGGAAAGCTACCTGCGGTGGAGCACCATTCAAACATTCCGTCCAAACTCAGATTGGAAACTGGATGTCTTCTCCAACATCACCTGGCTCAGCGCCAAGTACATCGCATCCGAAGAAAGTGCCTTCCGAAACAAGCGCGTGGAACTGACACCTGCATTGCTCATCCGAACTGGATTGGATTTCGGCTATAAGGATTTTCGCATGTCGTATCTGTTCTCGTACACCGATAAGCAGTTTACCGATGCCACCAATTCCATCAGTACAGGCAATTCTGTCAATGGCCTTGTACCATCTTATTATGTGATGGATCTGAACTTTGCTTACAAGTATTGGAAGCTCACATTCAACGCTGGTATTGAGAACCTGACCAACAACTGGTACTTCACAAGAAGAGCGGTCGGATATCCCGGACCAGGCATCATTCCGTCATCGGGTCGCACCTTCTATATTACCATTGCAATAAAGGTTTAAGAGTGATCGGATTTTTGTAACCATCGTCCTGCTTTTTAAGTATCAGGGCATCAAAGACAATGGGAATCCTACCTCAAACCGCTTGGTCGTTTATCGATAACTCTTGTAGAATCAAGGGGTTGCGGAGCGTTAGGCCCGTTGTCGTTTCGTGCTAATTTTTGTTACTTGCGAACCACATTAACCAGAAAGAGGTCATGACTAAAAGCAACTATTTTAAAAAGTGGATCGGATACAGCGGGGCGGTGGCATGCGCGGCCATGTTCCTTGTAGGCTGTGTTTCGGACGTGAAAAAAGACGATGGGGGAGGAGAAGGTGTTTCCGAAGTGGACAGCTCCGCTACCAAACTGATGTCCATCGGTGGAAACATGTTCAGTATTCCGTCTCCGATTCAGACTGCTTTGCTTATTGAGAAATCAGGTGCTGATTACAGCAAAGGTTATCTGAACGATTCCAAGAAAGTGACCACTTACGCCACCAATTTCCAGAAGGCGGTCAATCTCGGGGTCTATGGTGCTGATGTGGGCTACGTGACCATTTACGATCAAAGTCAGGATGCCCTGAAATATCTGGGAGTGATCAACAAACTTTCGGATGAACTGGGAATTACAGGCGCATTTGATGAGCAGACCATCAAGCGTTTTGAAAGCAATTTCGGAAAGCGTGATTCCATGCTGAATCTTGTTGCTGTTGCTTACAGAAATGCAGATGCTTTCTTGAAAGACAACGACCGATTGAATGTCGGGGCGCTTGTTCTTGCTGGAGGATGGGTGGAGACGCTGTATTTTTCTACTCAGATCGCGGTGAAGGACAAGAATCAGGATGTCATCAACCGTATCGGTGAGCAGAAGTACACGCTCAACAATATCGTGAAGATGCTCACTCCGTACTACAATCAACCAGAGTATGATGTGTTGGTGGATGACCTGATCGAGCTGGCGTACGATTTCGATGCCATCGATATTCAGTACTCGTACGAGAAGTCTGAAGTTGATATTGCCAACAAGACCACGAAGATCAACAGTAAGACAACTGTTGTGATTACTCCTGAACATTTGGAGGCAATTGCGGAACGAGTTAAAATGATCAGAAACAAAATAGTAGGCCAACAATGAGAACTAAGACCTTGAGAATACTGATGGCAACCTTCGTTATGGGGTTGGCCTATGTGGGAAGTGCCTCGGCACAATGCGATTCCATTGCAAAGATCTGTTCGGAAAATGTGACAGCCGATTACATCTCTGACGGGCAGTCGTACAGAGCGCTGTTGAACGGAGATCAGGTGGCCGAATTCCGCGCCACGTTCTACGGTGGCAGCACCTACCGAATTGCAGGCTGTAGCGGCTTTACCGATGGCAACCTCATCTTTGAGATATATGATGAGGAACACAACCAACTTTTCGCCAGCAGCGAGTATAAGAACACACCTTACTGGGATTTCGAATTCGGTTCTACCATCGATTGCACCATTGAAGCGAAACTGAACACCGTGAACGTGAAATCTGGCTGCGCCACCATGGTCATTGGATTTAAGCAATAGGAAATACGCGATTCGCGTAACCCGAGGTCTCCTTACTGCGTTGTAAGGAGACCTTTTTTGTTTGTAGCCGATGAGCGAACGTATACTCCGTGCCCTTATGCAGCTTTTTGCCTTGGTAGCCAAGGACGAAAGCTTTTCTGACCGCGGAAGAAAGGTGGTGAAGGTGTTCCTTGAGCAGCAGCTGAACAAGGAACTCGTTCTGCGTTATCTCGAAACCTTCGATGATTTTTTCCGCGAGTATCACGGTGGTCCCGATGAACAGGACGAGAAGAAACGGAAGCGTATCTCGCGTTCCTCGGTCAAGATTCTCAAGATCTGCATGGCCATCAATGCCGAGCTGACGCAGAAACAGAAGATCATTGTGCTGTTCCGTCTGCTGGAGTTCGTCAATTCCGATGGCTCTATTGACGGGCAGGAACTGGATTTTGTGAACACGGTTTCCGACAGTTTCAATATTGATGAGCAGGAATTTCTTCGCTGCCTGCATTTCGTAAAGGCGAAGCAGTATGATGAGCATGATTCGGAGAACATTCTGGTTATCAGTAATCAGCCAGAGTTAAAACTTGAACGGTCGCATCATATTTATGCAGAATTACTCCATGGTGAGATTCGGGTACTTAATGTCCAAAGCGTTGGACTCTATGTGTTCCGATATTTTGGTACTGAAACACTCTTCATTAACGGGCAGCCCGTCAGCTCTGGGCGTGTGAACATTCTCTCGCAAGGCTCGTCTATCCGAACTTCGGGCATCTCGCCCATCTACTACAGCAACATCGTCAGCCGCTTTATGCGCGCTACTGTTGACCACGATCTGGTTTTCGAGGTAAAGAACATCGAATTCGTTTTCTCAGGAGGCAAGCAGGGATTGCATGAACTGAACTGTCGCGAGCATTCGGGCCAGTTGCTTGGCATTATGGGTGCCAGCGGTGCTGGAAAATCCACACTGCTCAATATTTTGAATGGAACCACGGCTCCTACCAAAGGCGCTGTTCGCATCAACGGAATCGATATTTACAAGGAACCAGAGAAGGTTGAAGGGCTCATCGGGTACATCTCGCAGGACGACCTGCAGATAGAAGACCTGACAGTTTTCGAGAACCTCTACTACAGCGCCAAACTCTGTTTCGACAATGTGAGCAGTTACAAGCTCACGCGGATGGTGATGAGTACGCTCAAGAGCCTCGGTCT from Flavobacteriales bacterium harbors:
- a CDS encoding DUF4856 domain-containing protein yields the protein MPRLSNRILFVISISISSFILNSCNSDNGSDLDVPSIYNFTRNGSSTVDYSGQTERLDMLELMGTYMKSANAVGSAPLDANKLKDMFANQNDAFTGQTFAKDLRSKCFQNDVAMFESFMDELAIASQASGTAYSGTAGVLVDGSADSTIGYRVNANGIELRQVIIKGLMGAVFYYQAMEVYLSADGMGVVGNEDVENGENYTQMEHYFDEAFGYFGVPTDFPDLATVDDARFWGEYCNKTNGGLYSGMNDEVADAFRTARAAITARDYEIRDQAIQKIQDKWAIIAAASAVDYLSEGLSTSGTPNYKRHHEMSEGIGFLLALKYHFAGGNSKYPPNYTYSHIEDALAIVGPNTNLYNLTDQQIETAIEHIRMAFPSGEIQ
- a CDS encoding TonB-dependent receptor plug domain-containing protein, coding for MSFPRTAIFWLFLLFCIPSAFAQITIKGVVRDEAEEPLFGVVVHVEGVPDNFSTDEKGRYRLDGLTPGLKKITYFQQGYKKEERTIDPKNGTHILDVILKPLSKDLNTVTVTDKREDNGVMTTLRAVDGMAIYAGRKTEVIQLDKVTANLASNRARQVFSQVTGLNIWESDCGGIQIGVGGRGLSPSRTENFNTRQNGYDIAADALGYPESYYSPPMLAVKKIEVVRGAASLQYGPQFGGMLNFVMKEGPDSAKIQAEAVQSVGSYGFYNTYTSLGGTIGRFNYYTSFQYRLGKCWRCNSEFDSYNAYAALKYTSKKGTTIKAEYTRMWYLARQAGGLTDAQFAQDPRASYRDRNWFRVKWNVMALSIRHEFSSATKVDVRLFGLMAIREALGFLSPPNVSDPINNPGVSDIDKYRNLIHGDFNNVGGEFRFLQRYHIKNQPQTFLTGVRVYKGFTKSRQGAADSTYGPVFEYVDVVANQSASSHPSGNVAWFAENVFNLRKNLSITPGVRIEYIDTKTVGSSHTVYRDQADNVILDSLKTGESRRKRWFPLFGIGVSYKPLKGIELYANFSQNYKSINFNDLWVANPSYKTDPNMKDETGYNADLGIRGRIRNAFQYEVTGFMMMYNDRIGYVQQVDPLLYSVYRLRTNVANARSVGVESYLRWSTIQTFRPNSDWKLDVFSNITWLSAKYIASEESAFRNKRVELTPALLIRTGLDFGYKDFRMSYLFSYTDKQFTDATNSISTGNSVNGLVPSYYVMDLNFAYKYWKLTFNAGIENLTNNWYFTRRAVGYPGPGIIPSSGRTFYITIAIKV